One genomic segment of Deltaproteobacteria bacterium includes these proteins:
- a CDS encoding UDP-N-acetylmuramoyl-tripeptide--D-alanyl-D-alanine ligase gives MAEWSLSVQEAAAAMNGRLEVMGGGGLNDLVFRGVGTDTRLDLHGLLFFALVGDVHDAHVHLKSAIEKGATGLVIHRPLNETERSQIKTRVEATGFPVAVVVVENTLTALQNLSRHWRHKCRAMILGITGTNGKTTTKEFAAAMISTRLKVQWSKGSFNNHWGVPISLLSIAPEHDVAVIEMGMNHPGELKTLSHLADADAVVCTMVGRGHLEGVGSVEGVARAKSEIYEFAPRRSTFVFNLDNPFTRNMLVQFAGPNADGEGRRKLTFGALGPADVCLQVLKMTPDSLSISGVIQGVDGEAEIPVFGGHNITNLMAASCLALAAGLSPQEVWAALPFCRSAWGRNQWVRLKSGARCLFDGYNANPESMTAALENARLLKKHFAGKKIAILGEMRELGVHAGILHEEIGRLVADVGFDQVVFLGPSYEMFTQAYLANDGKKAGLISSAEFRLEIATQMAKQLKAEDFLLIKGSRGMSLENFLKSLEPVDFQASK, from the coding sequence ATGGCTGAATGGAGTCTATCGGTTCAAGAGGCGGCCGCAGCAATGAATGGCCGCCTTGAGGTTATGGGCGGCGGTGGGCTGAATGACTTGGTATTCAGAGGCGTCGGAACTGATACTCGCTTGGATCTGCATGGCCTACTATTTTTTGCGCTGGTAGGCGACGTTCACGATGCTCATGTTCATCTGAAGTCGGCGATCGAAAAGGGAGCGACGGGCTTGGTTATTCATCGACCCCTCAATGAGACCGAGCGTTCGCAAATCAAAACCCGCGTCGAAGCAACGGGATTTCCCGTCGCGGTCGTTGTCGTTGAAAACACTTTGACGGCGCTACAAAACCTGTCTCGCCACTGGCGCCACAAATGTCGCGCCATGATTTTAGGAATTACCGGCACCAATGGCAAAACCACGACAAAGGAATTTGCAGCGGCGATGATCAGTACGCGCTTAAAGGTTCAGTGGTCGAAAGGGAGTTTCAATAATCACTGGGGAGTTCCGATCTCTCTTCTTTCGATTGCTCCGGAGCACGATGTCGCCGTGATCGAAATGGGAATGAATCACCCTGGCGAGCTAAAAACACTTTCCCACCTTGCTGATGCGGACGCCGTCGTATGTACCATGGTAGGGCGCGGTCACCTTGAGGGTGTAGGGTCTGTTGAAGGTGTGGCTCGTGCAAAATCCGAAATTTACGAATTCGCTCCTCGCCGATCCACTTTTGTTTTTAATCTCGACAACCCATTCACGCGAAACATGTTGGTTCAATTTGCTGGCCCCAACGCCGACGGGGAAGGTCGACGGAAACTGACTTTCGGGGCCTTGGGACCAGCGGATGTTTGCCTTCAAGTTTTGAAGATGACGCCAGACTCGCTATCCATCTCGGGCGTCATTCAGGGAGTCGATGGCGAAGCGGAAATTCCTGTCTTCGGTGGCCATAACATCACGAATCTGATGGCAGCTTCCTGCTTGGCGCTCGCCGCGGGGCTATCGCCGCAAGAAGTATGGGCGGCACTGCCGTTTTGTCGATCGGCATGGGGAAGAAATCAATGGGTTCGCTTGAAGTCGGGTGCTCGCTGTTTGTTTGATGGTTACAATGCAAACCCCGAGAGCATGACGGCGGCTCTCGAAAACGCACGACTTTTGAAAAAACATTTTGCCGGGAAAAAAATCGCCATTTTAGGTGAAATGCGAGAGCTTGGTGTGCACGCAGGAATTCTACATGAAGAAATCGGCCGCCTCGTTGCAGATGTCGGTTTTGACCAAGTCGTATTTCTTGGCCCCTCGTATGAAATGTTCACGCAAGCGTACTTAGCGAACGACGGGAAAAAAGCAGGCCTCATCTCGAGCGCAGAATTCAGGCTTGAAATCGCGACACAGATGGCTAAGCAGCTGAAAGCTGAAGACTTCTTATTGATAAAAGGGTCGCGCGGGATGAGCCTTGAAAACTTCCTGAAATCACTTGAACCGGTCGATTTTCAAGCCAGCAAGTAG
- a CDS encoding phospho-N-acetylmuramoyl-pentapeptide-transferase has translation MLYQWLHSLADQYSFLNVFRYITFRTFIAFFTGFFLCLWLGPRFIRGLVERQVGQAIRDDGPQTHKKKAGTPTMGGGLILVGLLVPAVLWVNVLHPLVWATLIVTIGFGYIGYVDDSLKVRKKNTAGLPGRLRLAAEFTISGAVIAALIYWFGLSTIVTVPFFKNFAVDIGWFYVVFGSLVVTGCANAVNLTDGLDGLAIVPVIISAATLGVFAYVAGHSGIAAYLQIPFVAGSSELVPLAGAMVAAGLGFLWFNTYPAQVFMGDIGSLSIGGFLGILAVLTKNEIILVVLGGVFVVEALSVITQVISFKLTGKRIFRMAPIHHHFELKGLTETKIIVRFWIISILLAILSLATLKLR, from the coding sequence ATGCTTTACCAATGGCTCCACTCGTTGGCCGATCAATATTCGTTTCTCAATGTCTTTCGCTACATTACATTCCGCACATTCATCGCCTTCTTTACCGGCTTCTTTTTGTGCCTTTGGCTTGGACCACGATTTATTCGCGGGCTCGTCGAGCGTCAAGTTGGACAAGCCATCCGCGATGATGGTCCACAGACACACAAGAAGAAAGCCGGCACCCCAACGATGGGCGGCGGTTTGATTTTGGTCGGTCTTCTTGTGCCCGCAGTTTTGTGGGTCAACGTTTTACATCCTTTGGTATGGGCGACGTTAATTGTAACGATCGGCTTCGGTTACATCGGTTATGTCGACGACTCGCTAAAAGTTCGCAAGAAAAATACTGCAGGGTTACCGGGTCGATTGCGGCTAGCAGCGGAATTCACAATTTCGGGCGCCGTGATCGCGGCCCTGATTTATTGGTTCGGCTTATCGACCATAGTTACCGTTCCGTTTTTTAAGAATTTCGCCGTCGATATTGGTTGGTTCTATGTGGTCTTCGGATCGCTGGTTGTCACCGGGTGTGCGAATGCGGTGAACCTGACCGATGGTTTAGACGGCTTGGCAATTGTCCCAGTTATTATTTCAGCGGCCACTTTGGGAGTGTTCGCCTACGTTGCCGGACACTCGGGAATCGCGGCTTATTTGCAAATTCCGTTTGTCGCTGGCTCCAGTGAACTAGTTCCCTTAGCGGGAGCAATGGTTGCCGCTGGTCTGGGCTTCCTTTGGTTTAACACTTATCCGGCACAAGTCTTTATGGGTGATATCGGTTCACTTTCGATCGGTGGATTTCTTGGAATCTTAGCGGTCCTCACGAAGAACGAAATTATTTTGGTCGTGCTTGGTGGTGTTTTCGTTGTTGAAGCACTCTCGGTCATTACCCAGGTAATTTCGTTTAAATTAACGGGAAAGCGCATTTTTCGGATGGCGCCTATTCATCACCATTTTGAACTCAAAGGTCTTACTGAAACAAAAATTATCGTTCGATTTTGGATCATTTCGATTTTGCTCGCGATCCTCAGTCTGGCGACCCTGAAGCTTCGCTAA
- the murD gene encoding UDP-N-acetylmuramoyl-L-alanine--D-glutamate ligase, with protein sequence MPPSSGTPPPFTEFKDLEGKRVLVVGLARCGVSLAHFLTECGAQVTISDHKSKPELASSLEQIEGLNIQLDLGGHSPKVFLAQDVIILSPGVPPNLKIFEYARSNGVVVTGEFEFSTWFVKQPLVGVTGTNGKSTTCKLIELFLKESGVRSWLGGNFGEPLVEFLRALKRGEEYDSVVAEVSSFQLEHCDRFTPQNIVFTNLAENHQDRYKSMEEYVNAKRRIFQNVNQATTSILNADDNAVVELARDPAVQRGRIFYFSRKPALEPQIMSIGGAVCIKDEIRVRTGPEIETYSIRNMKMRGRHSIDNIMAAILAAREHGAKHDAIQKVIDTYGGMAHRLEYVRRVGGVEFFNDSKATNVHAVMRALDAFDENIILIMGGKDTNLSYEPLREMVKRKVKTLILVGEAKERMNRDLGDWSETFLIGTFEEAVLIAYQKSRISDSVLLSPGASSFDMFDSYEERGNYFKEIVKKFR encoded by the coding sequence ATGCCCCCTTCCTCTGGAACCCCACCACCATTTACTGAGTTTAAAGACCTCGAAGGGAAGCGCGTTCTCGTCGTCGGCCTCGCCCGATGTGGCGTTAGCTTGGCTCACTTCTTAACTGAGTGTGGCGCGCAAGTGACTATCTCTGATCATAAATCCAAGCCTGAGCTTGCTTCGTCGCTCGAGCAAATCGAGGGTTTGAATATTCAATTAGACCTTGGTGGCCACAGCCCAAAAGTGTTCCTCGCACAAGATGTGATCATCTTGTCGCCCGGCGTGCCGCCGAATTTGAAGATCTTTGAATATGCCCGGTCCAACGGGGTCGTTGTCACAGGGGAATTCGAATTTTCGACATGGTTCGTGAAACAGCCACTTGTCGGGGTCACTGGAACAAACGGAAAATCCACGACTTGTAAGCTTATCGAGCTATTCTTAAAAGAATCGGGCGTTCGTTCTTGGCTGGGCGGAAACTTTGGCGAACCCTTGGTCGAGTTTTTGCGCGCGCTAAAACGCGGCGAAGAGTACGATTCGGTGGTTGCAGAGGTTTCTAGTTTCCAACTTGAACATTGCGATCGCTTCACGCCTCAAAACATTGTTTTCACGAACCTCGCCGAAAACCATCAGGATCGATACAAATCGATGGAAGAGTACGTGAATGCGAAACGCCGGATTTTCCAGAACGTCAATCAGGCCACCACTTCGATTTTGAACGCCGACGATAACGCGGTCGTTGAATTGGCGCGAGATCCAGCCGTGCAACGCGGACGGATTTTTTACTTCTCTCGCAAGCCAGCGCTTGAACCACAAATTATGTCGATCGGTGGCGCGGTTTGTATTAAAGATGAAATCCGGGTTCGAACGGGTCCTGAAATCGAAACCTACTCGATTCGGAACATGAAGATGCGCGGTCGACACTCGATCGACAACATCATGGCAGCGATCTTGGCCGCTAGAGAACACGGCGCAAAGCATGATGCTATTCAAAAGGTGATCGATACCTATGGCGGGATGGCGCATCGCCTCGAGTACGTACGACGCGTGGGCGGAGTTGAATTTTTCAATGATTCGAAAGCGACCAACGTTCACGCAGTGATGCGCGCACTAGACGCGTTTGACGAAAATATCATTCTAATTATGGGTGGTAAGGATACGAATCTCTCGTACGAGCCCCTTCGCGAAATGGTTAAACGAAAAGTGAAGACCCTGATTTTGGTAGGCGAAGCAAAAGAGCGAATGAATCGAGATCTTGGTGACTGGTCGGAAACGTTTCTGATCGGTACCTTTGAGGAAGCGGTCCTTATTGCGTACCAAAAATCGCGGATCAGCGATTCGGTTTTGCTGTCACCAGGCGCCTCGAGCTTCGATATGTTCGATAGCTACGAAGAACGCGGCAACTACTTCAAAGAAATCGTGAAGAAGTTCCGTTAG
- a CDS encoding cell division protein FtsW: MGYENRRVVTGLWLAAFALLGLGIVQVYTSSYIFAFESRGDGLYFVKRQFLFGGISFGLMGLVAFMPFRWIERAGWLLWPISGLGVLLTLLPGMGVRAGGAARWINLPGSTVFEPAELVKVALPIFLATLIARSRSSTGRGINEAPVWLGDLPSFWRFTVTFGLLITPMLLLLRQPDFGTFAIASATIFSVLFVFGLPWIWIVASGAIAAPAFYFLIMQVPYRKARVLAFLDPWSVSDSKGFQVIQSMLSLRSGGLTGSGLGEGQGKLFFLPEAHTDFTLAVLGEEMGFIGVVLLLSLYGFCLLRAFRLAARAEQAFRRALATGLATVFGLSVFVNAGVAMGLLPTKGLTLPFMSYGGSSAVMSGLLFGLLLSLERLDRFENTSPAR, from the coding sequence ATGGGATACGAAAATCGACGAGTCGTGACGGGTCTTTGGTTGGCAGCATTTGCGCTGCTCGGTCTTGGGATCGTGCAGGTCTATACCTCTAGCTATATTTTCGCCTTCGAGTCGCGCGGCGACGGACTTTACTTTGTAAAGCGACAGTTTCTATTTGGTGGAATTTCGTTTGGTCTGATGGGCCTTGTGGCGTTCATGCCTTTTCGGTGGATCGAACGAGCCGGGTGGTTGCTTTGGCCGATCTCAGGTTTAGGTGTGCTGTTGACTCTGCTTCCGGGAATGGGCGTTCGTGCTGGCGGAGCGGCGAGGTGGATTAACTTGCCAGGGTCCACAGTTTTTGAGCCAGCGGAACTTGTAAAAGTGGCATTGCCGATTTTCCTTGCGACGTTGATTGCGCGAAGTCGTTCATCAACGGGCCGTGGGATCAACGAGGCCCCTGTTTGGCTGGGTGATCTTCCTAGTTTTTGGCGTTTTACAGTGACGTTTGGTCTTTTGATCACGCCGATGCTTTTACTTCTCAGGCAGCCTGACTTCGGCACTTTTGCAATTGCATCGGCCACGATTTTTTCAGTTCTATTTGTATTTGGATTGCCGTGGATTTGGATTGTAGCTAGCGGCGCCATCGCCGCACCGGCATTCTATTTTCTCATCATGCAGGTTCCCTACAGAAAAGCTCGGGTACTAGCGTTTCTTGATCCATGGTCAGTCTCTGATTCTAAAGGCTTTCAAGTCATTCAATCGATGCTGAGTCTTCGATCAGGGGGATTGACTGGCTCCGGACTTGGTGAGGGCCAAGGAAAGCTTTTCTTCTTACCTGAGGCGCACACGGATTTTACGCTCGCTGTTCTCGGTGAAGAAATGGGATTCATCGGAGTCGTACTTCTTCTTTCGCTTTACGGTTTCTGTTTGTTGCGTGCTTTTCGGCTCGCGGCCCGAGCGGAACAAGCTTTTCGACGTGCATTGGCAACCGGGCTTGCAACTGTTTTTGGGCTATCTGTCTTCGTTAACGCCGGTGTGGCGATGGGTCTGCTGCCGACCAAAGGACTTACGCTTCCCTTCATGTCCTACGGCGGAAGTTCCGCTGTGATGTCGGGCCTGCTGTTTGGTCTTCTGCTTTCTCTCGAGCGGCTGGATCGTTTTGAAAATACGAGTCCGGCGAGATGA
- the murG gene encoding undecaprenyldiphospho-muramoylpentapeptide beta-N-acetylglucosaminyltransferase gives MSENRTVVIAGGGTGGHIYPGLTVAKVLTEHGYVVHWVGASGGLEEKLVTHAGLPLHLIRIGKLHSSAGLAARIKTVFGLPFAFLQAVFLVIRLRPRAVLGVGGFASGPFLFVAWLFSPVLKIRTVIWEPNAHAGMANRWLAKVVDECLLVFEAAARDLKARRVYRVGLPVRDTMKAVGREELSGRKFRVLVFGGSQGARAINRVVADWAEQTGLKNSDVELVHQTGKYDYAEVSARYAKLQANSLSPAITCYEYLHDMDQRFAWADLLVCRSGASTVAEVAACGKAALFVPLPSAADNHQLKNAEVLRNAKSALVIEQKDFTVASLESTMLMLRSSPERLAELEKNVLKFSAPGAAKMIAAHVMGKDGGVNGGVSR, from the coding sequence GTGAGCGAAAATAGAACAGTTGTAATTGCGGGAGGCGGAACGGGTGGACATATCTACCCGGGGCTTACCGTCGCTAAAGTTCTTACCGAACACGGGTATGTTGTTCACTGGGTCGGCGCTTCTGGTGGACTAGAAGAAAAGCTAGTCACGCATGCTGGTTTACCGCTTCATTTGATTCGAATCGGAAAGCTTCACAGCAGCGCCGGGCTTGCGGCGAGAATAAAAACAGTTTTCGGATTGCCATTCGCTTTTTTACAGGCTGTTTTTTTAGTGATTCGATTGCGTCCGCGCGCGGTTCTTGGGGTCGGCGGATTTGCAAGTGGCCCGTTTTTATTTGTTGCGTGGCTTTTTTCTCCTGTTCTTAAAATTCGCACAGTGATCTGGGAACCGAATGCGCACGCAGGTATGGCCAATCGATGGTTGGCGAAAGTTGTGGATGAATGTCTTTTGGTTTTTGAAGCGGCGGCGCGAGATTTAAAGGCCAGGCGAGTATATCGAGTGGGCCTGCCAGTTCGCGACACGATGAAAGCGGTTGGCCGCGAGGAACTTTCAGGCAGAAAGTTTCGAGTTCTGGTTTTTGGCGGAAGCCAAGGGGCGAGAGCGATAAATCGCGTGGTAGCGGATTGGGCCGAGCAAACAGGTTTAAAGAATTCTGACGTTGAGCTGGTACATCAAACAGGCAAGTATGATTATGCGGAAGTATCGGCGCGATACGCAAAACTTCAAGCTAACTCACTTAGCCCCGCGATCACTTGTTATGAATATCTTCACGACATGGATCAGCGGTTTGCATGGGCGGACCTTCTTGTTTGTCGTTCAGGAGCTAGCACAGTGGCCGAGGTCGCCGCGTGTGGCAAAGCCGCGCTCTTTGTGCCGTTGCCATCGGCGGCCGATAATCACCAGCTTAAAAACGCTGAAGTCCTTCGAAACGCAAAGTCTGCGCTTGTCATCGAGCAGAAAGACTTCACAGTCGCAAGTTTAGAGAGCACGATGCTAATGCTTCGCAGTTCGCCAGAGCGGCTGGCGGAGCTTGAAAAAAACGTACTTAAGTTTTCTGCGCCAGGAGCGGCGAAAATGATCGCAGCTCACGTGATGGGTAAAGATGGCGGAGTTAATGGCGGAGTCAGTAGATGA
- a CDS encoding UDP-N-acetylmuramate--L-alanine ligase, whose translation MAARVHFIGIGGIGMCGLAELLHNMGSTVTGSDLADNTQIHRLRELGIKVSIGQAAENVHGAEVVVYSSAVKPANAEYAEARRLKIPLIPRAESLAEIMRLKRGIAVGGSHGKTTTTSMIAAIFLEAQVNPTIVVGGRLDLIKSTAVLGSGEWMIAEADESDGSFSRLSPEIALVTNIDNDHLDHYGTFEHLKKAFSDFASRVPFYGAAIVCWDDPVIRETFAPFGKRLVRYGFSQEADLRIEGEKSQYKVFLDRKLLGEFRLHVPGRHNALNAAAALATALEAGIDFATSVRGLDRFNGVDRRFQHKGKIRGVDVYDDYGHHPTEVDAVLKAFRERYGDRRLVVAFQPHRYSRTKLCWDQFQTCFGLADRVFITDIYSAGEDPIPNIDSTSMIQGVKAQSAEHIPREGISLIESKSGLTPVLKQTAAMLAEVLTSNNSSDAEAPALFTLGAGDIWKLSSEVLEALSDEDETCGNARPIKKVLKS comes from the coding sequence ATGGCGGCTCGAGTTCATTTTATCGGAATTGGCGGGATCGGCATGTGCGGCCTTGCCGAGCTTCTTCACAATATGGGTTCCACGGTCACAGGTTCAGACCTTGCGGATAACACGCAGATTCATCGATTGCGCGAACTTGGGATTAAAGTGTCCATCGGGCAGGCGGCAGAGAATGTACATGGCGCCGAAGTGGTCGTTTATTCAAGTGCGGTAAAGCCGGCCAATGCGGAATATGCGGAAGCCCGGCGTTTGAAGATCCCATTGATTCCTCGCGCTGAAAGTCTGGCAGAAATTATGCGGCTTAAGCGAGGCATCGCCGTTGGTGGCTCGCACGGAAAGACAACGACCACATCCATGATCGCTGCGATTTTTTTAGAGGCTCAAGTAAATCCCACGATTGTCGTTGGCGGTCGACTTGATTTGATTAAGTCGACAGCGGTATTGGGTTCCGGTGAATGGATGATCGCTGAGGCAGATGAAAGCGACGGAAGTTTTTCTCGGCTTAGCCCCGAAATTGCGTTAGTTACCAATATCGACAACGATCACTTGGATCACTACGGGACTTTCGAACACTTAAAAAAAGCGTTTTCGGATTTTGCAAGCCGAGTTCCTTTCTACGGAGCTGCGATAGTTTGCTGGGACGATCCGGTGATTCGCGAAACTTTTGCTCCGTTTGGGAAGCGATTGGTAAGATATGGCTTTTCACAAGAGGCGGATCTGCGCATTGAGGGTGAAAAGTCGCAGTACAAAGTTTTTTTAGATCGCAAATTGTTGGGAGAGTTTCGCCTTCATGTTCCCGGAAGGCACAACGCATTGAATGCGGCGGCCGCACTTGCGACGGCTTTGGAAGCGGGAATTGACTTTGCGACATCCGTTCGCGGTCTTGATCGATTCAATGGCGTGGACCGGCGATTTCAGCACAAAGGTAAAATCCGTGGAGTCGATGTTTACGATGACTATGGTCATCACCCAACAGAAGTCGATGCCGTTTTGAAAGCGTTTCGCGAGCGGTATGGTGATCGCCGATTGGTTGTGGCGTTTCAGCCCCACCGTTATTCAAGAACAAAGCTTTGTTGGGACCAGTTTCAGACCTGCTTCGGGCTGGCCGATAGGGTTTTCATAACGGATATCTATTCTGCCGGGGAAGATCCGATTCCCAACATCGATTCCACAAGTATGATTCAGGGTGTGAAGGCTCAGTCTGCAGAGCATATTCCGCGAGAAGGAATTAGTCTGATTGAATCGAAAAGCGGTCTAACGCCTGTGCTGAAGCAAACGGCGGCCATGTTGGCGGAGGTCTTAACTTCTAACAATTCTTCGGACGCCGAGGCGCCCGCGCTTTTTACTTTAGGCGCCGGCGATATATGGAAGCTTTCGTCGGAGGTGCTTGAGGCTCTATCTGATGAAGATGAAACCTGTGGTAACGCACGTCCCATCAAGAAAGTTTTAAAATCGTGA
- the murB gene encoding UDP-N-acetylmuramate dehydrogenase, whose amino-acid sequence MIRQNISLASYTSWQVGGIADWLAEPTSEIQLEEAIKFGVEKSLPVTVLGGGTNVLISDRGVRGLVIAMGKFSGLNTREHHGRFQVEALSGTSKSELLRVFLRAKLEPAVFLAGIPGDVAGGIVMNAGVSEMMTPREFVEITDRVEVWNWDSKGNISKRQIEAKNLNWSYRHCEGWRPGILVRTWFSWKLEPREDVLSRVRNANQLRLTKQPLDLPSCGSVFVNPPGDRAGRLIESCGLKGFSIGAAKVSEKHANFIVNTGGATATDMSAVIEHVQKKVLMVSGIKLKTEVIWLGDWT is encoded by the coding sequence GTGATTCGACAAAATATTTCCCTCGCATCTTATACCTCTTGGCAAGTTGGCGGAATCGCTGACTGGTTGGCCGAACCTACCAGCGAGATTCAGCTTGAAGAGGCGATTAAATTCGGTGTTGAAAAATCGCTCCCGGTCACTGTCCTAGGTGGTGGAACAAACGTCTTGATCTCTGACCGGGGTGTTCGTGGATTGGTCATTGCGATGGGGAAATTTAGTGGTTTAAACACGCGCGAACACCATGGTCGATTCCAAGTTGAGGCATTATCTGGGACGTCGAAGTCCGAACTGCTAAGGGTCTTTTTAAGGGCGAAACTGGAGCCCGCAGTTTTTTTGGCGGGAATTCCAGGTGACGTGGCCGGTGGAATTGTGATGAACGCGGGCGTCAGCGAGATGATGACGCCGCGCGAATTTGTGGAGATCACCGACCGGGTCGAGGTGTGGAATTGGGACTCGAAAGGCAATATCTCAAAGCGCCAGATCGAAGCAAAAAACTTGAATTGGAGCTATCGGCACTGCGAAGGCTGGCGGCCGGGGATCCTGGTAAGGACCTGGTTTTCATGGAAGCTCGAGCCTCGCGAAGACGTTCTTAGTCGTGTGCGGAATGCGAACCAGCTTCGGTTGACAAAACAGCCGCTAGATCTACCGTCGTGCGGAAGCGTTTTCGTCAATCCACCGGGTGATCGTGCCGGGCGCTTGATTGAATCTTGTGGTTTGAAGGGCTTTTCCATCGGAGCCGCAAAGGTTTCAGAAAAGCACGCCAATTTCATCGTCAACACTGGCGGCGCAACAGCCACAGATATGTCGGCGGTGATCGAGCATGTTCAAAAGAAAGTCTTGATGGTATCGGGTATCAAGCTCAAAACCGAGGTAATTTGGCTGGGCGATTGGACTTAA
- a CDS encoding DUF4423 domain-containing protein: METIRTYLQDELVRRCKTNPRYSLRSFAKHLQMNPSLLSKILRGQVGVSAKRFDKICERMSLGPVERAKLATAEDRKRTFKKQEHLFRELKNTSTQMRDMADQFQVIADWYHYAILELVSTESFESDERWIAKTLGITYSEVVEARERLVRLGMLEISEDGKWVDSSGNVSNSSGQYTTIALRKLQTQVLNLALNALETVPVEKRLQGSMTLAIDQALVPAAKDKIIAFQRALATSLQEESRSKNSVYQITVSFFPVTAGGAQ, encoded by the coding sequence ATGGAAACGATCCGCACGTACCTTCAGGATGAGCTCGTTCGTCGCTGCAAAACCAATCCGCGCTACTCTTTACGAAGTTTTGCAAAGCATCTCCAAATGAACCCCTCATTATTGTCGAAAATTCTACGCGGCCAGGTCGGAGTTTCAGCCAAGCGTTTTGATAAGATTTGTGAACGAATGTCGCTTGGGCCTGTTGAGCGCGCTAAGCTTGCGACAGCGGAAGACCGCAAGCGAACATTTAAGAAGCAAGAGCACTTGTTCCGTGAACTCAAGAATACGTCGACTCAAATGCGCGACATGGCAGACCAGTTTCAAGTCATAGCAGACTGGTATCACTATGCGATTCTTGAGTTGGTATCGACTGAATCTTTCGAGTCGGACGAGCGCTGGATCGCAAAGACCCTTGGTATTACGTATTCAGAAGTTGTTGAGGCGCGCGAGCGCCTTGTTCGGCTTGGTATGTTGGAAATTTCCGAGGACGGTAAATGGGTCGACAGTTCTGGTAACGTTTCGAATTCTAGCGGTCAATACACGACCATTGCGCTTCGAAAGCTTCAAACGCAGGTACTTAATTTAGCACTTAACGCGCTAGAGACAGTCCCAGTAGAAAAACGGCTTCAAGGTTCAATGACTTTGGCGATTGACCAGGCATTGGTTCCGGCGGCTAAAGATAAAATTATCGCCTTCCAACGAGCACTTGCGACCTCGCTTCAGGAAGAGTCACGAAGTAAGAATTCAGTTTATCAGATTACGGTTTCGTTCTTCCCAGTCACCGCGGGGGGCGCACAGTGA